A single genomic interval of Camelina sativa cultivar DH55 chromosome 11, Cs, whole genome shotgun sequence harbors:
- the LOC104725144 gene encoding nuclear transcription factor Y subunit gamma-like: MAEDQESPIRPEFPIGRVKKIMKLDKDINKINSEALHLITYSTELFLHFLAEKSAVVAVEKKRKTVSLDHLRTAVKRHQPTSDFLLDSLPLPSQPVRHTKTASDKKAPPPPPVGTRRIDDFFSKGKAKVADSA; encoded by the coding sequence atgGCGGAAGACCAAGAATCACCAATCCGACCGGAGTTTCCAATCGGAAGAGTGAAAAAGATAATGAAACTCGACAAAGACATCAACAAAATCAACTCAGAAGCTCTTCACCTAATCACCTACTCAACCGAGCTCTTCCTCCACTTCCTCGCCGAGAAATCAGCTGTCGTAGCGGTGGAGAAGAAGCGTAAGACTGTTAGTCTCGATCATTTGAGAACCGCCGTGAAACGACACCAACCTACTTCCGATTTCTTACTCGATTCGCTTCCTTTACCGTCTCAGCCTGTTCGACATACCAAAACTGCTTCCGACAAGAAagctcctccgccgccgcctgTTGGGACTCGTCGTATTGATGACTTTTTCAGTAAAGGGAAGGCCAAGGTTGCTGATTCAGCCTAG
- the LOC104725141 gene encoding squamosa promoter-binding-like protein 2 translates to MECNAKPPLQWEWENLISFGASSAETPRKIKPMEWELDGFDCTSLYSSSFAAVAYGGSSGSDIAHAFSKSSKSASISSSSAEVRTYNFTSEAGESLPGELGSSEEFAKGINTSPSLELSFGSGDPVLGLKLGKRTYFEDFWEVENAKGLGLPVSLASSSVSPVKKAKPISQRLQTPHCQVEGCNIDLSSAKDYHRKHRICENHSKFPKVVVSGVERRFCQQCSRFHCLSEFDEKKRSCRRRLSDHNARRRKPNPGRTYDGKAQVDFVWNRFALIHPRSEENFLWPSSKPVPSRGLMQQPTKTETSNKPFTQHCGFGLLDHKTKTARAELLSKEKVTISSHMGASQDLDGALSLLSNSTTSWDQPRRFSLDHHPTSNLQSVAHRSVTQLNSVSSYWQPDPPAVDGPTTQHRNGIGHFNENYFSLNQFYN, encoded by the exons ATGGAGTGTAATGCAAAGCCACCGTTGCAATGGGAATGGGAAAATTTAATATCTTTTGGTGCTTCATCAGCTGAAACTCCTAGAAAGATTAAACCAATGGAGTGGGAACTTGATGGGTTTGATTGCACCTCTCTGTACTCTTCAAGCTTTGCTGCGGTAGCTTATGGAGGTAGTTCAGGTTCTGACATAGCTCATGCTTTCTCCAAAAGCTCAAAGTCAGCTTCCATTAGCTCTTCATCAGCTGAAGTGAGAACATACAATTTTACATCAGAAGCTGGTGAAAGTCTTCCAGGAGAATTAGGCAGCAGTGAAGAGTTTGCCAAGGGAATCAATACTTCTCCAAGTCTTGAACTATCCTTTGGCTCTGGTGATCCGGTTCTCGGTTTAAAGCTTGGTAAGCGAACATACTTTGAAGACTTTTGGGAAGTGGAAAATGCGAAAGGTTTAGGACTTCCAGTGAGCCTCGCGTCATCTTCTGTTTCTCCGGTGAAGAAAGCAAAACCCATTTCTCAGAGGTTACAAACCCCTCACTGTCAAGTTGAAGGTTGTAATATTGATCTCTCATCAGCTAAAGACTATCACCGTAAACACCGGATTTGTGAAAACCATTCCAAGTTCCCTAAAGTTGTCGTGAGTGGCGTTGAGCGTCGGTTCTGCCAACAATGTAGCAG GTTCCACTGTCTCTCTGAGTTTGATGAGAAGAAACGTAGCTGTCGCCGGCGTCTTTCAGATCACAATGCAAGACGTCGCAAGCCAAATCCTGGGAGGACATATG ATGGGAAAGCACAAGTGGATTTTGTATGGAACAGATTTGCACTTATCCATCCAAGAAGTGAGGAAAATTTTCTATGGCCAAGTTCGAAGCCCGTACCATCAAGAGGGTTAATGCAGCAACCTACAAAGACCGAAACTTCCAATAAGCCATTCACCCAgcactgtggatttggattgttggaccacaaaaccaaaaccgcAAGAGCTGAGTTACTCAGTAAAG AAAAGGTCACAATCTCTTCACACATGGGTGCTTCTCAAGATCTTGATggtgctctctctcttctgtcaAATTCAACAACATCATGGGACCAACCGAGACGTTTTTCCCTTGATCACCATCCTACAAGCAACCTCCAATCCGTGGCTCACCGGTCTGTGACTCAACTCAATTCAGTGTCCAGCTATTGGCAGCCGGATCCACCGGCAGTTGATGGCCCAACCACTCAGCATAGAAATGGGATAGGCCACTTTAATGAGAACTACTTCAGCTTGAACCAGTTCTATAACTAA
- the LOC104725145 gene encoding uncharacterized protein LOC104725145 yields MSDTLENPVINLELLIDEEKNKIVFVEAGKDFVDILFSFLTLPMGTIVRLIEMHQKSQSPGIGCFNNIYASVVSMSIKHFRTEACKQMLLYPGSLNHEKCQNLKMMIDDSEPIKCFMCPMFVRSGQCGKRYSNFNTSRCSCGNLMDEVLQFQGDGSGAGVGNSDGHASFIITDDLKVEVTSVGLTLTVLKDIGYTDCNKLVERIHDFNFQEVATLLECLFTSDTPLTDTFLNKKSSYGMKRIHKMLSPAFREDREESKADKIVTLNAYVRKKEGNILFVECGDDFVDLLFTFLAIPLESVWGIASNGTILGCIGNLCRSFKELSVVDSGREAKCVLPHYYKCQKQLLDVVTTHKPPTYYSYVSFSVDHFREYSLSENSDKPVVYEWDKLVPVISMDPKCEGDSNTTDESTTPSGGFMKRGKKFMVTDDLIITPSNSTSTIELLKEKQIRLDAVEVQVIIIRKEEAIRLLEASLVTFSALSTSLLAMEPASTSVPQSRLFKKPKIET; encoded by the exons ATGTCAGATACTTTGGAGAATCCGGTGATTAACTTGGAGCTACTCATAGATGAAGAGAAAAACAAGATTGTATTCGTTGAGGCGGGTAAAGATTTTGTCGATATACTCTTTAGCTTTTTGACATTGCCAATGGGAACGATTGTTAGATTGATAGAGATGCATCAGAAGTCACAATCACCAGGAATAGGCTGTTTCAACAATATCTATGCAAGTGTTGTGAGTATGTCCATTAAGCATTTCAGGACAGAAGCTTGTAAGCAAATGCTTTTGTATCCTGGAAGTTTGAATCATGAGAAATGTCAAAATCTTAAGATGATGATAGATGATTCTGAGCCTATAAAGTGTTTCATGTGCCCTATGTTTGTGCGAAGCGGGCAATGTGGTAAGAGGTATAGCAATTTTAATACCTCGAGATGTAGCTGTGGGAATTTGATGGATGAAGTGTTACAGTTTCAAGGAGATGGAAGTGGAGCTGGTGTAGGAAATAGTGATGGCCATGCTTCATTCATAATCACTGATGATTTGAAAGTGGAAGTTACCTCTGTTGGGTTAACACTTACTGTTCTTAAAGATATTGGCTACACAGATTGCAATAAGTTGGTTGAGAGGATTCACGACTTCAATTTCCAAGAG GTAGCTACTTTGCTGGAGTGCTTATTCACATCGGATACGCCACTGACCGATACATTTCTGAATAAGAAAAGCTCATATGGTATGAAGAGGATTCATAAAATGCTGAGTCCTGCCTTCCGTGAAGATAGAGAGGAATCAAAAGCTGATAAAATTGTTACATTAAATGCATATGTTAGGAAGAAGGAAGGGAacattttgtttgttgaatGTGGAGACGACTTTGTTGATCTTCTCTTCACCTTTCTTGCTATACCTCTCGAATCTGTATGGGGAATAGCCAGCAATGGAACCATTCTTGGATGCATTGGAAACTTGTGCAGAAGCTTTAAGGAGTTGAGTGTTGTTGATTCAGGAAGAGAAGCTAAATGTGTACTTCCTCATTACTACAAGTGTCAGAAGCAGCTGCTCGATGTTGTCACTACACATAAGCCACCAACTTACTACAGTTATGTTTCCTTCTCTGTGGATCATTTTAGAGAGTACAGTCTGTCTGAAAACTCTGATAAGCCAGTTGTTTACGAGTGGGATAAACTCGTGCCCGTGATTTCGATGGATCCAAAATGTGAAGGTGATAGTAACACTACTGATGAGTCAACAACACCTAGTGGTGGATTTATGAAGAGAGGGAAAAAGTTTATGGTAACTGATGATTTGATCATCACACCTTCGAATTCAACCTCAACCATTGAATtgctaaaagaaaaacagatccGATTAGACGCTGTTGAGGTTCAAGTTATCATCATTAGAAAAGAAGAG GCCATTAGGTTATTAGAAGCTTCATTAGTGACATTTTCTGCCTTGAGCACTAGTCTTCTAGCCATGGAACCAGCTTCAACAAGTGTACCTCAAAGCCGACTTTTCAAAAAGCCAAAGATTGAGACTTAA
- the LOC104725143 gene encoding uncharacterized protein LOC104725143: MSPIVITQLATGISVLAGAVFIKSVMDQKPMAGGGQFPRCPTCNGTGRVACFCSRWSDGDVGCRRCSGSGRAACSNCGGSGTGRPLPAQLTVQPPPNRPY; the protein is encoded by the coding sequence ATGAGTCCGATCGTCATAACCCAGTTAGCCACAGGTATCAGCGTTTTAGCCGGTGCGGTCTTTATCAAATCGGTCATGGACCAAAAGCCTATGGCTGGTGGTGGTCAGTTCCCTCGTTGCCCGACTTGTAACGGTACAGGACGAGTCGCTTGTTTCTGTTCTCGATGGTCTGATGGTGACGTTGGATGTCGTAGGTGTTCTGGTTCGGGTCGTGCGGCTTGTAGCAATTGTGGTGGTTCTGGAACAGGTAGACCTTTACCGGCTCAGCTTACGGTTCAGCCACCACCGAACCGTCCTTAttga
- the LOC104725146 gene encoding uncharacterized protein LOC104725146: VPAQCVLLKWENGENNSGSFIAVVGKDTIMFNESFRLTLTLEPKFGTDNKFHKNLLELHVYDAKKKDKGVKNKLLGTASVNLADFGVLTNSVPVGAPFTFKKSSRNDASSEIYLTVEPAGEEDYDEGNRSSCSSQPKMSFSRRSGEGSEFSLASLTDDDDDASSVSSSTRRVSFSAMCDANSTNTEAVMNGDEKKGWKHVTLKHSNNEAALVSEIENLLREEERKRQSNQVVVEIDQKQKDDTNAFHLKKQFSEIKSGPLALPPDAARKQMKLRTNTLALGRKTLGMEGIPRLKQLKSIQLHFDGTKDESHKKASGVSNKVGLTSQEPRTETLEDELKESAALEAAVYSVVAEHSSSMSKVHAPARRLARFYLHACRGTDHSKRASAARAAVSGMILVSKACGNDVPRLTFWLSNSIVLRAMLSRGMEKMKIVPEKSSSDEWEDPRAFLAALEKFESWIFSRVVKSVWWQSMTPHMQSAAVKGSISRKVSGKRRLGHRNQGLYAIELWKNAFRAACERLCPLRGSRQECGCLPMLAKLVMEQLISRLDVAMFNAILRESAAEMPTDPVSDPISDINVLPIPAGKASFGAGAQLKNAIGTWSRWLEDQFEPREDKSGRNKDEDSNNNEKPESENFRLFHLLNSLGDLMMLPFKMLADKSTRKEVCPTLGPPIIKRVLRNFVPDEFNPHRIPRRLFDVLNSEASTEEDNGCITIFPCAASPTVYLMPSTDSIKRFIGELNNPSLSESGSSVFKKQYTSDDELDDLDTSINSILSAPGTTNSSEWMPKGYGRRKTVRYQLLREIWKEDGLQ; the protein is encoded by the exons GTCCCTGCACAATGCGTCCTTCTCAAATGGGAAAATGGCGAAAACAACTCAGGCTCTTTCATCGCTGTCGTGGGCAAAGACACGATCATGTTCAACGAGTCCTTTAGGCTAACCTTAACGTTAGAACCCAAATTTGGAACCGACAACAAGTTCCACAAGAATCTTCTTGAACTCCATGTCTACGACGCGAAAAAGAAAGACAAGGGCGTCAAGAACAAGCTTCTTGGCACGGCCTCGGTCAACCTCGCTGATTTCGGCGTGTTGACCAACTCGGTCCCCGTCGGAGCTCCGTTTACTTTCAAGAAAAGCTCAAGGAATGATGCTAGCTCCGAGATTTACCTAACTGTTGAGCCGGCTGGAGAGGAGGATTACGATGAAGGAAATCGGAGTAGCTGTTCGTCGCAGCCGAAGATGAGCTTCTCGAGAAGATCCGGAGAAGGTAGTGAGTTTAGTTTGGCGTCGTTGAcggacgacgatgatgatgctTCGTCAGTGTCTTCTTCAACACGGCGAGTTTCTTTCTCAGCTATGTGTGATGCTAATTCCACG AACACAGAGGCGGTAATGAACGGAGATGAGAAGAAAGGCTGGAAACATGTAACGCTAAAGCACAGCAACAATGAAGCAGCACTCGTCTCCGAGATTGAGAATCTactgagagaagaagagagaaagagacagagcAATCAAGTGGTCGTTGAGattgatcaaaaacaaaaggatGATACAAATGCCTTTCACCTCAAGAAACAGTTCTCTGAGATCAAATCTGGTCCTTTGGCGTTACCTCCCGATGCAGCGCGAAAACAGATGAAACTTCGGACAAATACTCTTGCCTTAGGAAGAAAGACTCTAGGAATGGAAGGTATTCCAAGACTTAAACAGCTTAAGTCTATTCAGTTGCATTTTGACGGAACCAAAGATGAAAGTCACAAAAAGGCGAGTGGAGTGAGCAACAAGGTAGGTTTAACTTCGCAGGAGCCTAGAACAGAGACGCTTGAAGATGAGCTGAAGGAATCTGCAGCTCTTGAAGCAGCTGTTTACTCTGTGGTCGCTGAGCACAGTAGCTCCATGAGTAAAGTTCATGCTCCAGCTCGTCGTCTTGCTAGGTTTTATCTTCATGCTTGCAGAGGAACAGATCATTCTAAGAGAGCCAGTGCAGCTAGAGCCGCGGTTTCTGGAATGATATTGGTTTCTAAAGCATGTGGAAATGATGTTCCAAG GTTAACATTTTGGCTATCAAACTCGATTGTGCTTAGAGCAATGTTAAGCCGTGGTATGGAGAAAATGAAGATTGTCCCTGAAAAATCCAGTTCAGATGAATGGGAAGATCCTCGAGCATTTCTAGCGGCTTTGGAGAAGTTCGAGTCTTGGATATTTTCCAGAGTTGTTAAGTCAGTTTGGTGGCAG AGTATGACACCACATATGCAATCTGCAGCGGTTAAAGGATCTATCTCGAGGAAAGTTTCGGGTAAAAGACGGTTAGGTCATAGGAACCAGGGACTCTATGCTATAGAGCTATGGAAGAATGCCTTTAGAGCTGCCTGTGAAAGACTTTGTCCACTAAGAGGTTCAAGACAAGAGTGTGGTTGTCTACCTATGCTTGCTAAACTG GTGATGGAACAGTTAATCAGTAGACTTGATGTAGCAATGTTCAATGCGATACTCCGTGAGTCAGCGGCTGAAATGCCGACAGATCCTGTCTCTGATCCAATCAGTGACATAAATGTTCTTCCAATTCCAGCAGGAAAAGCAAGTTTTGGAGCAGGCGCACAGCTAAAAAACGCG ATTGGAACTTGGTCCAGATGGCTTGAGGATCAATTTGAACCAAGGGAGGACAAATCTGGTAGGAACAAAGATGAAGATAGCAATAATAATGAGAAGCCAGAAAGTGAAAATTTCAGACTGTTCCATTTACTCAACTCGTTAGGCGATTTAATGATGCTGCCATTCAAAATGCTTGCAGACAAATCCACAAGAAAAGAG GTTTGTCCAACACTTGGTCCACCAATTATAAAGAGAGTTCTTCGAAACTTTGTCCCAGATGAGTTTAACCCGCACAGAATTCCAAGAAGACTATTCGATGTTCTGAATTCCGAG GCTTCAACAGAAGAAGACAATGGATGCATCACAATCTTCCCTTGCGCTGCATCCCCCACGGTCTACTTAATGCCGTCTACAGATTCCATAAAACGCTTCATAGGAGAGTTGAACAATCCGTCTTTATCTGAATCCGGATCATCGGTATTCAAGAAACAATACACAAGTGACGATGAGCTTGATGACTTGGATACATCTATTAACTCTATATTATCTGCTCCTGGAACAACCAATTCGTCAGAGTGGATGCCGAAAGGATATGGACGCAGAAAGACTGTAAGATATCAGCTCCTTAGAGAAATATGGAAGGAAGATGGATTACAATGA